The following DNA comes from Amycolatopsis albispora.
AGCCCGGCGCCGTGCCGGTCGGTCAGCGCACCGCCGAAGTAGAGCGCGCCGGCGCTGCCCAGGCCCATCGCGAGCAGCTGCAATCCGGTCGCCGTGCTGTCGAGGCCGGCGTCGAGCTGGAGGAACAACGGCAGGAGCAGCAGGCCCGCGTACATGTTCGCGCCGGTGAACCCGGTGGTCACGGTGGCCGCGGCGAACCGACGATCGCGCAGCAGCCGCAGGTCGAGCAGCGATCGCGGGGTCCGCGCGAACCACGCGATCAGCACTCCGCCGGCCAGCAGGAGCGGGATCGACCGGCTGGTGGCGCCGTAGAGCAGCAGCGGGAGACCGCCGCCGAGCAGGACCAGCCCGGTCAGGTCCAGCGGCCGGGTGTGGTCGCGCTCGCCCGGCGGGACCAGGCCACGCGCGGCGGCCAGCGCGAACAGCCCGATCGGCAGGTTGAGCCAGAACAGCCAGCGCCACGACGCCAGGTCCAGCAGCAGCCCGCCCAGCGCGGGGCCGACCGCCGGGCCGAGGCTGACCACCACGCCGAGCGCGCCCATCAGCCTGCCGAGCTGCGCCGGTCCGGCGACCGCGCCGAGCACCGCCTGCCCGGCGGGCACCAGCAGCCCGGCGGCCAGTCCCTGCAGGACCCGGGCGGCGATCAACGCGGGCACGCCCGGCGCGAGCGCGCACAACGCCGAAGCCAGCACAAAAACGGCCAGCGCGACCGTCCACACGCGACCGTAGCCGAAGCGGCCGCCCAGCCAGCCGGACGCGGGGAGCGAGACCGCCAGCGCGACGAGGTAGCCGGTGACGATCCACTGCACCACCGGCAGCGTGCTGCCCAGGTCCGCACGCACGGCCTCGACCGCGAGATTGACCAGGGTCGAGTCGAGCATCGCGAGCAGCGCGCCGAGCCCGGTGACGGCGGCGATCTTCCAGGTGCGCGTCGGGATCATGGTTTTATCGTACCGTGGTACGATAAAAAGGTGCCGAAGCGAGTGGACCACGAGCAGCGACGCCGCGAGTTCGCCGCCGCGCTGGTGCGCTGCGCCCGGGAGCGCGGCCTGCACGCGACCGGGTTCCGCGAGGTCGCGGCCGAGGCCGGGGTCTCGCTGAACCTGGTGCAGTACTACTTCCCGACCAAGGAAGCGCTGCTGCGGGGCGGGCTGGTGTACGTGCGCGAGCGGATCACCGAACGGCTGCGCGAGCGGCTCGACGCGCTGCCCGGCGATCCCGAACGACGGGTGCGCGCGATCCTGGCGGAGCTGCTCCCGAACGACGAGGCGAGCACCGATCTGTACTGCGTCCACGCCGCGTATGCCGCGCTCGCGCTGACCGATCCGCTGCTCGCCGCGCAGCCGCACGCCGCCGGTCCCGACGAACTGCACCCACTGCTGACCGAGCTGCTGGCGGCCGCCGGGCTGGCCGAAGCGCGGCTGGTCGCGACCAATCTGCTCGCGCTGGCCACCGGCCTGTCCGCCTACGTCGTCTCCGGTTACCACTCGATCGAAACCGCGCGGGCCGCGTTGACCGCGCAGCTGGATCTGGTCTTCGGCCAGTCGAGTTGACAGATGCCGCGTGCCGCCGCCTCGGCCAAGCTGGGGTCACCGGGCAAACGGACAAGGAGGCGGTCATGCCGGAGAACGGCAAACCGAAGGGGCGGCTCCGGCGGCGACTCGGCTGGGTGGCGCTGGGATTTGTGCTGGTGGTGGCGCTGCTGATCGGGCTGGGCGCGTACGCGCTCGATCCCGGCGGTGATCCGCCCGATCCGGCGGGGCTGGGGGCGAACCCGCAGGTGGCGCCACCCGACGAGCAGACCATTCCGACGGTCAACGCGGCCAATGTGATCGGCTGGCCGGATGACAAGGCGCCGATCGCGCCGCCGGGGTTCACCGTCACCCGGTTCGCCGCCGGGCTGGACCACCCGCGCTGGCTGTACCAGCTGCCCAATGGTGACGTGCTGGCCGCCGAATCGGCGACGGCCCCGGCCGATTCGCTCTTCGGCTCGCTGTTCGACCTCATCCGCGGCAACGACGGCTCACGCAAGCAGAGCGCGAACCGGATCACCCTGCTGCGTGACGCCGACGGTGACGGCGTGGCCGAGTTCCGCACGCCGTTCCTGGAGAACCTGAGCCAGCCGTTCGGCATGGCACTGGCCGGCGGTTCGCTGTACGTGGGCAACACCGACAGCGTGTGGCGCTACCCGTACACCGAAGGCGAGACGCGGATCAGCGCGCCGGGGCAGAAGATCCTCGACCTGCCCGCGGGCGGGTACAACAATCACTGGACCCGCAACGTGGTGGCGGCACCGGACGGCTCGAAGCTGTACATCACCGTCGGTTCCGGCAGCAACATCGCCGAAAACGGGCTGGACAACGAGATCCGGCGCGCGATGGTGCTCGAGATCAATCCGGACGGCAGCGGGGAGCGGGTGCTCGCCTCGGGCATGCGCAATCCGAACGGCCTCGACTTCGAGCCGACCACGGGTACATTGTGGACGGTGGTGAACGAGCGCGACCTGCTCGGTGACGACGCGCCGCCGGACTACTTCACCCGCGTGCGCGACGGTGACTTCTACGGCTGGCCGTGGAGCTACTGGGGGCAGCGGGTGGACGAGCGGGTCGAGCCGCAACGGCCGGACCTGGTGGCGAAGTCGATCACCCCGGACTATTCGCTCGGTGCGCACACCGCCCCGCTGGGCCTGGCCTTCTACCGGGGCGAAGCCTTCCCGGAACGGTTCCGCGGCGGCGCGTTCATCGGTGAGCACGGTTCGTGGAACCGCGGTCACTCGGTGGGCTTCTCGGTCAACTTCGTGCCGTTCCGCGACGGCATGCCGAGCGGTCCGCCGGAGGACTTCCTCACCGGGTTCAAGCCGGACCCGGACAATGCGGACACCTACGGCCGCCCGGTCGGGGTGATCGGCACCCAGGCGGGGGACCTGCTGGTCGCGGACGACGCGGGGAACGTGGTGTGGCGGGTCTCCGCCAGCCACTAGCATGGCGGGCATGAACGCTGATTCCGGCCTGCTCGCGCCGGTGTGGGCGGGCACCGGGCTCGCGGACCTGGTGTCCGACG
Coding sequences within:
- a CDS encoding DHA2 family efflux MFS transporter permease subunit; amino-acid sequence: MIPTRTWKIAAVTGLGALLAMLDSTLVNLAVEAVRADLGSTLPVVQWIVTGYLVALAVSLPASGWLGGRFGYGRVWTVALAVFVLASALCALAPGVPALIAARVLQGLAAGLLVPAGQAVLGAVAGPAQLGRLMGALGVVVSLGPAVGPALGGLLLDLASWRWLFWLNLPIGLFALAAARGLVPPGERDHTRPLDLTGLVLLGGGLPLLLYGATSRSIPLLLAGGVLIAWFARTPRSLLDLRLLRDRRFAAATVTTGFTGANMYAGLLLLPLFLQLDAGLDSTATGLQLLAMGLGSAGALYFGGALTDRHGAGLVTLAGAVLLVVTTLPFLLPLPVPVLTALLVVRGAALALAQLPATTAAYASVTADRLGDATTLVNIVQRAGGAIGAAGIAVLLTQSGYGWGFGALAVLSGLTVASAAVLHTGAR
- a CDS encoding TetR/AcrR family transcriptional regulator, which produces MPKRVDHEQRRREFAAALVRCARERGLHATGFREVAAEAGVSLNLVQYYFPTKEALLRGGLVYVRERITERLRERLDALPGDPERRVRAILAELLPNDEASTDLYCVHAAYAALALTDPLLAAQPHAAGPDELHPLLTELLAAAGLAEARLVATNLLALATGLSAYVVSGYHSIETARAALTAQLDLVFGQSS
- a CDS encoding PQQ-dependent sugar dehydrogenase, producing MPENGKPKGRLRRRLGWVALGFVLVVALLIGLGAYALDPGGDPPDPAGLGANPQVAPPDEQTIPTVNAANVIGWPDDKAPIAPPGFTVTRFAAGLDHPRWLYQLPNGDVLAAESATAPADSLFGSLFDLIRGNDGSRKQSANRITLLRDADGDGVAEFRTPFLENLSQPFGMALAGGSLYVGNTDSVWRYPYTEGETRISAPGQKILDLPAGGYNNHWTRNVVAAPDGSKLYITVGSGSNIAENGLDNEIRRAMVLEINPDGSGERVLASGMRNPNGLDFEPTTGTLWTVVNERDLLGDDAPPDYFTRVRDGDFYGWPWSYWGQRVDERVEPQRPDLVAKSITPDYSLGAHTAPLGLAFYRGEAFPERFRGGAFIGEHGSWNRGHSVGFSVNFVPFRDGMPSGPPEDFLTGFKPDPDNADTYGRPVGVIGTQAGDLLVADDAGNVVWRVSASH